A DNA window from Actinomycetota bacterium contains the following coding sequences:
- a CDS encoding metallophosphoesterase codes for MKTRLALAVALVTLFVTTSDASPVARQDLPRIQRLLPRGLPGRFVIGAAGDIACESDPNGSATPGLCQYDDTSDLIHRTGLAEVLLLGDIQYEQGEYRAFQSYFDPTWGRALSNISPAPGNHEYPNGPSSVPRGYFRYFGNDVRGPNRLGYYSFDIGACPNDPCWHLISLNSELCFAPGGCGPAADPNDPGPGNRMHTWLTRDLANHPDSEYPCTLAYWHHPLFSFSTGSGASAAIRPLWQLLYDAGADVVLSGHSHNYQRWKPQHPSGTLDHDRGIRQFVVGTGGRSLYALPSGDMPQNLTAAQAYSFGILEIALRPDAYRWKFLTAVGQPAFEDSAARTAACVRLTA; via the coding sequence GTGAAGACGCGCCTTGCGCTCGCCGTCGCGCTCGTGACTCTGTTCGTGACGACATCGGACGCGTCGCCGGTGGCGCGGCAGGACCTCCCACGCATCCAACGCCTCCTCCCGCGCGGGCTCCCGGGGCGGTTCGTGATCGGCGCCGCCGGCGACATCGCGTGCGAGTCCGATCCCAACGGCAGCGCCACGCCGGGCCTGTGTCAGTACGACGACACGTCAGATCTGATCCACCGCACGGGGCTCGCCGAGGTGCTCTTGCTGGGGGACATCCAGTACGAGCAGGGCGAGTACCGGGCGTTCCAGTCCTACTTCGACCCGACGTGGGGGCGCGCACTCTCGAACATCAGCCCGGCTCCGGGCAACCACGAGTACCCCAACGGCCCGTCCTCGGTCCCTCGCGGGTACTTCCGGTACTTCGGCAACGACGTCAGGGGGCCGAACCGCCTCGGCTACTACTCGTTCGATATCGGCGCGTGTCCGAACGACCCGTGCTGGCACCTCATCTCGCTCAACTCGGAGCTGTGTTTCGCGCCGGGCGGGTGCGGGCCCGCGGCCGATCCGAATGACCCGGGGCCGGGCAACCGGATGCACACGTGGCTCACGCGCGACCTGGCAAACCACCCGGACAGCGAGTACCCGTGCACGCTCGCCTACTGGCATCACCCGCTCTTCTCGTTCTCGACGGGGAGCGGCGCGTCCGCGGCGATTCGGCCGCTGTGGCAACTTCTGTATGACGCCGGCGCGGACGTCGTCCTCAGCGGACACTCGCACAACTACCAGCGGTGGAAGCCGCAGCATCCTTCGGGAACGCTCGATCACGACCGGGGCATCCGGCAGTTCGTCGTCGGAACGGGCGGACGCAGCCTGTACGCCCTACCGAGCGGCGACATGCCGCAGAACCTCACCGCCGCGCAGGCGTACTCGTTCGGCATCCTCGAGATCGCACTTCGGCCCGATGCCTACCGGTGGAAGTTCCTAACCGCCGTGGGGCAGCCGGCGTTCGAAGACTCCGCCGCCAGGACGGCGGCCTGCGTCCGCCTCACCGCCTGA
- a CDS encoding Gfo/Idh/MocA family oxidoreductase: protein MIRVALLGSGYVQEFHARAVHEHPGAELVAVANWREPSATALAERYAIPHVTADWNEIVEATDVDAAVVATPNALHAPQSVALLRAGKHVIVEKPMAMSVGECDEMIGASRASGAFLMVAHCWRFRDEVRAMRERVASGELGEVVKTRGYGAHATWGPEGWFVDPALAGGGALVDMGVHAIDTARFLLGDPTPNRVCAAIGTRFGTYKVDDDGILLITWSNGTNSVVESGWWQPHVGGLEADTEVYGTKGYARIWDPEPPSEDYKHDTQPMYSAQMAEFLDAIAEGRQPRPSGEVGRVVMQVVEHAYRSARG, encoded by the coding sequence GTGATTCGAGTCGCCCTGCTGGGATCTGGCTACGTGCAGGAGTTCCACGCGCGCGCGGTGCACGAGCATCCGGGCGCGGAGCTCGTCGCCGTGGCCAACTGGCGTGAGCCGTCGGCGACGGCGCTCGCCGAGCGCTACGCGATCCCGCATGTGACGGCGGACTGGAACGAGATCGTCGAGGCAACCGATGTCGACGCGGCCGTCGTCGCGACGCCGAACGCGCTCCATGCCCCTCAGTCGGTTGCACTCCTTCGTGCCGGCAAGCACGTGATCGTGGAGAAGCCGATGGCGATGTCCGTGGGCGAATGCGACGAGATGATCGGCGCCTCTCGCGCGTCGGGCGCGTTCCTTATGGTCGCGCACTGCTGGCGGTTCCGGGACGAGGTGCGCGCGATGCGCGAGCGGGTGGCGTCGGGTGAGCTCGGCGAGGTCGTGAAGACGCGCGGGTACGGGGCCCACGCTACGTGGGGACCCGAGGGGTGGTTCGTCGACCCCGCGCTCGCCGGCGGCGGTGCGCTCGTCGACATGGGGGTGCACGCGATCGACACGGCGCGGTTCCTGCTCGGTGACCCGACGCCGAACCGCGTGTGCGCCGCGATCGGCACCCGCTTCGGCACGTACAAGGTCGACGACGACGGCATCCTGCTCATCACCTGGTCGAACGGAACGAACTCGGTCGTCGAGTCCGGATGGTGGCAACCCCACGTCGGTGGGCTCGAGGCCGACACCGAGGTGTACGGGACGAAGGGGTACGCTCGCATCTGGGATCCGGAGCCGCCGAGCGAGGACTACAAACACGACACGCAGCCGATGTACTCGGCTCAGATGGCGGAGTTCCTCGACGCGATCGCCGAGGGCCGTCAACCGCGCCCGTCGGGCGAGGTCGGACGCGTCGTGATGCAGGTGGTCGAGCATGCCTACCGCTCGGCCAGAGGGTGA